A single genomic interval of Streptomyces graminofaciens harbors:
- a CDS encoding FecCD family ABC transporter permease, which produces MRHRPATPSRTPLPPLVVGLSVLLIVSLVCGVGLGAAGLGWAEVFRFLWAGLTGGSIHADDIASYTIVWEIRLPRVVLGAVVGAGLSAVGVAVQAMVRNALADPFVLGISSGAAVGANAVILLGAFAGLGVWALSVSAFASALAAMVLVYTVAQSQHGLTPLRLVLTGTALAYGFEAVTTVMVFGAARGEAARSAMMWLLGSLGGATWAQVPLAAVTVAAGWAWLRLRAEALNALAMGDETSAALGVQPGRLRRELFLVTAAVTGTVVAVSGAIGFVGLMVPHVVRMLVGADHRRVLAVAPLAGAVLLVWADLLSRLLLAPAELPVGVITAVVGVPAFLLLMRRGGYAFGGR; this is translated from the coding sequence GTGCGCCACCGCCCCGCCACCCCCAGCCGAACACCCCTCCCGCCGCTGGTCGTCGGGCTGTCGGTGTTACTGATCGTCTCGCTCGTGTGCGGCGTCGGGCTCGGGGCGGCCGGACTCGGCTGGGCGGAGGTCTTCCGGTTCCTCTGGGCGGGGCTCACCGGCGGCAGCATCCACGCGGATGACATCGCCTCGTACACCATCGTGTGGGAGATCCGGCTGCCCCGCGTCGTGCTGGGCGCCGTCGTCGGGGCGGGGCTGTCGGCCGTCGGCGTCGCCGTGCAGGCGATGGTGCGCAACGCGCTCGCCGATCCGTTCGTGCTGGGCATCTCGTCGGGGGCCGCGGTCGGCGCCAACGCGGTCATCCTGCTCGGCGCGTTCGCCGGGCTCGGGGTGTGGGCGCTGTCCGTGTCCGCGTTCGCCTCGGCGCTGGCCGCGATGGTGCTGGTGTACACCGTGGCCCAATCGCAGCACGGGCTGACCCCGCTGAGGCTGGTGCTCACCGGCACGGCCCTGGCGTACGGCTTCGAGGCCGTCACCACCGTCATGGTGTTCGGCGCCGCCCGGGGTGAGGCGGCCCGCTCGGCGATGATGTGGCTGCTGGGGAGTCTGGGCGGGGCGACCTGGGCGCAGGTGCCGCTCGCCGCCGTGACCGTGGCGGCCGGCTGGGCGTGGCTGCGCCTGCGGGCCGAGGCACTCAACGCCCTCGCCATGGGCGACGAGACGTCCGCCGCGCTCGGTGTGCAACCCGGCCGCCTGCGCCGGGAGTTGTTCCTCGTCACCGCCGCCGTGACCGGGACCGTCGTCGCGGTCAGCGGGGCCATCGGGTTCGTCGGGCTGATGGTGCCGCATGTCGTACGGATGCTGGTCGGCGCCGATCACCGCCGGGTGCTGGCCGTGGCCCCGCTCGCCGGAGCCGTCCTGCTGGTGTGGGCAGATCTGCTCTCCCGGCTGCTGCTCGCGCCCGCCGAGCTGCCCGTCGGGGTGATCACCGCCGTGGTCGGGGTGCCCGCGTTCCTGCTGCTGATGCGGCGCGGCGGCTATGCGTTCGGAGGCCGGTGA
- a CDS encoding ABC transporter ATP-binding protein has product MRLDIDGVTVEAAGARIVDDIRLTVAAGTFVGLVGPNGSGKSTLLRCVYRALRPAGGVVRLDGEDVHAMAPRAAARVLAALPQESSAEFDFTVAEVVAMGRLPHRDRTAASDREICAAAMDRTGVAHLADRGFLALSGGEKQRVLLARALAQQPGVLVLDEPTNHLDIAHQLDVLSLVRADGLTVLAALHDLNLAAAHCDLLYVIAGGRVVASGPPRDVLEPALLAEVFGVRAHPVRHPETGAVQLLFDRLPPTTP; this is encoded by the coding sequence ATGAGGCTCGACATCGACGGGGTGACGGTCGAGGCGGCCGGGGCCCGCATCGTCGACGACATCCGGCTGACCGTGGCCGCCGGCACGTTCGTCGGGCTGGTCGGCCCCAACGGCAGCGGCAAGTCCACGCTGCTGCGCTGTGTGTACCGGGCGCTGCGCCCGGCCGGGGGCGTGGTGCGGCTGGACGGCGAGGACGTGCACGCCATGGCGCCCCGGGCCGCCGCCCGGGTGCTGGCCGCGCTGCCGCAGGAGTCGTCGGCCGAGTTCGACTTCACCGTGGCCGAGGTCGTCGCCATGGGGCGGCTGCCCCACCGGGACCGGACGGCCGCGTCGGACAGAGAGATCTGCGCCGCCGCCATGGACCGCACCGGCGTCGCCCATCTCGCCGACCGGGGCTTCCTCGCCCTCTCCGGCGGTGAGAAGCAGCGGGTGCTGCTCGCCCGGGCCCTCGCTCAGCAGCCCGGCGTACTGGTCCTCGACGAGCCGACCAACCACCTCGACATCGCCCACCAGTTGGACGTCCTGTCCCTGGTCCGCGCCGACGGCCTGACCGTGCTCGCCGCACTGCACGACCTCAACCTGGCCGCCGCGCACTGCGACCTCCTGTACGTGATCGCCGGCGGCCGGGTCGTCGCCTCCGGGCCACCGCGCGACGTCCTCGAACCCGCCCTGCTCGCCGAGGTGTTCGGCGTCCGCGCCCACCCCGTACGGCATCCGGAGACCGGCGCCGTCCAACTCCTCTTCGACCGCCTTCCGCCCACCACCCCCTGA
- a CDS encoding ABC transporter substrate-binding protein yields MRKLLAAAVCLAATATGCGASVEKTPSKDASTVTLTNCGKKVTYKVPERVVTNDVGITELMFALGLEDRMAGFAMPDDKGDLSDVPWKGGYDKVKWLSKDQLTKENVLDAKGDFVFAGWNYGFRDDNGFTPDALKKLGIPTYILTESCRNGRTKTSRGIMPPLEALYTDLTNLGKLFGVEKRAATLVADFKKQIADVRAEAPAEKPKVLLYDSGQDQPFTSGRYAAPEQIISEAGGVNVMRDVDDSWTTVGWESVVERNPDVIVICDYGDVSAEQKKKFLLSYAPLRNVSAVKHKRIFVLDYVDLVESPRNPSAIARLGTYLRTVADK; encoded by the coding sequence ATGCGCAAGTTGCTCGCCGCCGCCGTCTGTCTCGCCGCGACCGCCACCGGGTGCGGCGCCTCGGTGGAGAAGACCCCGTCGAAGGACGCCTCCACGGTCACCCTCACCAACTGCGGCAAGAAGGTCACGTACAAGGTCCCCGAACGTGTCGTGACCAACGATGTCGGGATCACCGAGCTGATGTTCGCCCTCGGTCTGGAGGACCGCATGGCCGGGTTCGCCATGCCCGACGACAAGGGCGATCTGAGCGACGTGCCCTGGAAGGGCGGCTACGACAAGGTGAAGTGGCTGTCGAAGGACCAGCTCACCAAGGAGAACGTCCTCGACGCGAAGGGCGACTTCGTCTTCGCCGGCTGGAACTACGGCTTCCGCGACGACAACGGCTTCACCCCCGACGCCCTGAAGAAGCTCGGCATCCCCACGTACATCCTCACCGAGTCCTGCCGCAACGGCCGTACGAAGACCTCGCGGGGCATCATGCCGCCGCTGGAGGCCCTGTACACCGACCTCACCAATCTGGGGAAGCTGTTCGGCGTGGAGAAGCGGGCGGCCACACTGGTCGCCGACTTCAAGAAGCAGATCGCGGACGTACGGGCCGAGGCACCGGCCGAGAAGCCGAAGGTCCTCCTCTACGACAGCGGGCAGGACCAGCCCTTCACCTCGGGCCGTTACGCCGCGCCCGAGCAGATCATCAGCGAGGCCGGTGGCGTCAACGTCATGCGTGACGTCGACGACTCCTGGACCACGGTCGGCTGGGAGAGCGTGGTCGAGCGGAACCCGGACGTCATCGTGATCTGCGACTACGGAGATGTGAGCGCCGAGCAGAAGAAGAAGTTCCTGCTGTCCTACGCCCCGCTGCGGAACGTGTCCGCCGTCAAGCACAAGCGGATCTTCGTCCTCGACTATGTCGATCTGGTCGAGAGCCCCCGCAACCCGTCGGCCATCGCCCGCCTGGGCACATATCTGCGGACGGTGGCCGACAAGTAG
- a CDS encoding glycoside hydrolase family 2 TIM barrel-domain containing protein: MVGEGLRSTVLRDRNHPSVVMWSVGNEITDRTNGHRGAELAAVLRTLDTTRPVTLGGGSTHSAHDPSWNYVDVGDVHYNANGKTYGQMHEANPDKAMTHNETFPATIHQDITFAAEHTWATGTWIWAAWDYLGESGIGKTPIPPVGTAETIGDQSVMPGWSISRELHHNWGGFGYAYPYFQANCGDFDLIGQRKPQNHWRAAVTGRSQVELLVERPTPPGTEQVALWWGYYDELRSWTWEVDRGHPMKVHVYTPGDSVRLLLDGQDFPGGAATAPERSMATFTVPYAPGELTALAFRDGEEIGRTTLRTVGAPASLRLVPDVTALTTGRDDLAHVLVEVVDRHGRVVPDATLKVTFEVDGAGELVGVGNGNPHNVDSFKRPRRHTWHGKALAILRPAKRPGRLKLTARADGLRPATTELRVRKA; this comes from the coding sequence GTGGTGGGAGAAGGACTGCGGAGCACAGTCCTCCGCGACCGCAACCACCCCAGTGTGGTGATGTGGTCGGTCGGCAACGAGATCACCGACCGCACGAACGGCCACCGGGGCGCCGAGCTGGCGGCGGTCCTCCGTACCCTCGACACCACCAGGCCCGTCACCCTGGGCGGCGGCTCGACCCACTCGGCGCACGACCCGTCCTGGAACTACGTCGACGTCGGCGACGTGCACTACAACGCCAACGGCAAGACCTACGGGCAGATGCACGAGGCCAACCCCGACAAGGCGATGACGCACAACGAGACGTTCCCCGCGACCATCCACCAGGACATCACCTTCGCCGCCGAGCACACCTGGGCCACCGGGACCTGGATCTGGGCCGCCTGGGACTATCTCGGCGAGTCCGGCATCGGCAAGACCCCCATCCCTCCCGTCGGCACGGCGGAGACCATCGGCGACCAGAGCGTCATGCCCGGCTGGTCGATCTCCCGCGAACTGCACCACAACTGGGGCGGCTTCGGCTACGCCTACCCCTACTTCCAGGCGAACTGCGGCGACTTCGACCTGATCGGGCAGCGCAAGCCACAGAACCACTGGAGGGCCGCCGTGACCGGCCGGAGCCAGGTCGAGCTGCTGGTGGAGCGCCCGACCCCGCCGGGCACCGAGCAGGTGGCCCTCTGGTGGGGCTACTACGACGAACTGCGCAGCTGGACCTGGGAGGTCGACCGAGGCCACCCGATGAAGGTGCACGTCTACACCCCCGGCGACAGCGTGCGGCTGCTCCTCGACGGTCAGGACTTCCCCGGTGGTGCCGCGACCGCCCCCGAGCGGTCCATGGCCACCTTCACCGTGCCGTACGCACCGGGGGAGTTGACGGCCCTCGCCTTCCGCGACGGGGAGGAGATCGGCCGGACCACCCTTCGCACGGTCGGAGCCCCGGCATCGCTGCGCCTCGTCCCGGACGTCACCGCGCTCACCACAGGCCGCGACGACCTCGCCCACGTCCTGGTCGAGGTCGTCGACCGCCACGGCCGGGTCGTCCCCGACGCCACGCTGAAGGTGACGTTCGAGGTGGACGGCGCGGGCGAGCTGGTCGGCGTCGGCAACGGCAACCCCCACAACGTCGACAGCTTCAAGCGGCCCCGCCGCCACACCTGGCACGGCAAGGCCCTCGCGATCCTGCGACCGGCGAAACGCCCGGGCCGCCTGAAGCTCACCGCACGGGCCGACGGACTGCGGCCCGCGACCACGGAGTTGCGGGTACGAAAGGCGTGA
- a CDS encoding sugar-binding domain-containing protein, giving the protein MTMRQRRVSRRRALQLGATAAGAMAVYQSTPAAADARGGAGRARDQSFDEGWLFLRGDATGAEQPSYDDRAWRVLDLPHDWSIEDLPYATSDDGGATSYSSVLVPKEPDPAWPEAPQVIGPFDTRNSQNGGSTGYTVGGVGWYRKHFGTGEATGELGSHIELRFDGVYQNADVWLNGVHLGFHPHGYTSFAYDLTPYLDPSGTNVLAVRVDNSGKNSRWYSGSGIYRHTWLTVTGPVRIPLWGVHVTTPEVGGRRSVARVETRVANLGERSASAYVRVTVLDARGRAVTTRRAPAQSVEPGETAVASLDLPVQDAALWSMDTPSLYTARTEVLVGGRVVDTVTTTFGFRSLPWNGEVGFLLNGEPVEVMGGNVHHDHGPMGAVALGRSEERRVEILKEAGFNSIRTAHNPPTPELLDACDRLGMLVMDEFFDMWDTGKNPDDYSVHFAEWWEKDCGAQSSATATTPVW; this is encoded by the coding sequence ATGACGATGAGGCAACGGCGGGTCTCGCGGCGCCGGGCGCTGCAGCTGGGCGCGACGGCCGCAGGCGCGATGGCGGTGTATCAGTCGACGCCCGCCGCGGCGGACGCCCGGGGCGGCGCGGGGCGGGCGCGCGATCAGTCGTTCGACGAGGGCTGGCTCTTCTTACGTGGCGACGCCACCGGGGCCGAGCAGCCGTCGTACGACGACAGGGCCTGGCGCGTACTGGACCTCCCGCACGACTGGAGCATCGAGGACCTGCCGTACGCCACCTCCGACGACGGCGGCGCGACCAGCTACTCCTCCGTGCTGGTGCCCAAGGAGCCCGACCCGGCGTGGCCCGAGGCCCCGCAGGTGATCGGGCCCTTCGACACCCGGAACAGTCAGAACGGGGGCTCGACCGGGTACACGGTCGGCGGCGTCGGCTGGTACCGCAAGCACTTCGGGACGGGGGAGGCGACCGGCGAGCTCGGGTCACATATCGAGCTGCGGTTCGACGGGGTGTACCAGAACGCGGATGTCTGGCTCAACGGAGTCCACCTCGGTTTCCACCCACACGGCTACACGTCGTTCGCCTACGACCTGACCCCGTACCTCGACCCGTCGGGCACGAACGTGCTCGCCGTCCGGGTCGACAACAGCGGGAAGAACAGCCGCTGGTACTCGGGCTCCGGCATCTACCGGCACACCTGGCTGACGGTGACGGGGCCCGTGCGGATCCCCCTGTGGGGTGTGCACGTGACGACGCCCGAGGTGGGCGGACGTCGGTCGGTGGCCCGGGTGGAGACGCGGGTCGCCAATCTCGGCGAGCGATCCGCGTCGGCGTACGTACGGGTCACGGTCCTCGACGCACGGGGCCGTGCCGTGACCACCCGGCGGGCGCCCGCGCAGAGTGTCGAGCCGGGGGAGACGGCCGTCGCGTCGCTCGACCTCCCGGTGCAGGACGCGGCCCTGTGGTCCATGGACACACCGAGCCTCTACACCGCCCGCACGGAGGTGCTGGTGGGCGGCAGGGTCGTCGACACGGTCACCACCACCTTCGGGTTCCGCTCGCTGCCGTGGAACGGCGAGGTCGGCTTCCTGCTCAACGGCGAGCCCGTCGAGGTGATGGGCGGCAACGTCCACCACGACCACGGCCCGATGGGCGCCGTCGCGCTCGGCCGTTCGGAGGAGCGCCGCGTCGAGATCCTCAAGGAGGCGGGCTTCAACTCGATCCGCACGGCCCACAATCCGCCCACGCCGGAACTGCTCGACGCCTGCGACCGGCTGGGCATGCTCGTCATGGACGAGTTCTTCGACATGTGGGACACCGGCAAGAACCCCGACGACTACTCGGTGCACTTCGCCGAGTGGTGGGAGAAGGACTGCGGAGCACAGTCCTCCGCGACCGCAACCACCCCAGTGTGGTGA